One window from the genome of Sphingomonas lacunae encodes:
- a CDS encoding alpha/beta fold hydrolase → MVQGASAATETYTRHPRKGVDWTDHYWWSSDGIRLHARLYDHRTDRDQAAMPLLCIPGLTRNARDFEQLAPHLAATRPVYAINLRGRGDSGYAKDAMTYTPLTYVQDVLALLDDIGAHRAMLVGTSLGGLVTMLLSAMRPGLIAGAVLNDIGPEIEPAGLDRIRGYVGQASSYPTWVHCARAIAATNAAVYPDWTLQQWIVAVKRSHKITPEGVIVADYDANIAQPFKLPGGEAGVDLWPAFEGLSHTPTLIVRGALSDILGADSAVKMAARLTQGKLVTIPGVGHAPTLDEVEAVVAIDAFVGGIAE, encoded by the coding sequence ATGGTACAAGGTGCAAGCGCAGCGACTGAAACATACACCCGACATCCGCGCAAGGGCGTCGACTGGACCGATCATTATTGGTGGTCGTCCGACGGCATTCGCCTCCACGCGCGGCTCTATGACCATCGCACCGATCGGGACCAGGCCGCCATGCCGCTGCTTTGCATTCCCGGTCTGACCCGGAATGCCAGGGATTTTGAGCAACTCGCTCCACATCTCGCCGCCACCCGCCCAGTCTATGCCATTAACCTGCGGGGACGGGGAGATAGCGGCTATGCCAAGGACGCAATGACGTACACGCCGCTGACCTATGTGCAGGACGTTCTGGCGTTGCTCGACGATATTGGGGCGCATCGGGCCATGCTGGTGGGGACCTCGCTGGGCGGTCTTGTGACAATGTTGTTGAGTGCCATGCGCCCAGGTCTGATTGCAGGCGCTGTCTTGAATGATATCGGTCCCGAAATTGAGCCTGCCGGGCTGGATCGAATTCGCGGTTATGTTGGGCAAGCCAGCAGCTATCCGACTTGGGTGCATTGCGCCCGTGCCATCGCCGCCACCAATGCTGCTGTCTATCCTGACTGGACGTTGCAACAATGGATCGTGGCTGTGAAGCGATCCCACAAGATCACTCCGGAGGGCGTGATCGTCGCTGACTATGATGCGAACATCGCGCAGCCATTCAAACTGCCGGGGGGTGAGGCCGGTGTTGATCTATGGCCAGCTTTTGAAGGTCTTTCGCATACGCCAACGCTGATTGTTCGGGGGGCATTGTCGGACATTCTGGGGGCGGATTCCGCTGTCAAGATGGCGGCTCGCCTTACACAGGGCAAGCTGGTTACCATACCGGGTGTTGGTCATGCGCCAACGTTGGATGAAGTCGAGGCGGTCGTGGCGATTGACGCCTTTGTTGGCGGTATCGCCGAATGA
- a CDS encoding protein adenylyltransferase SelO family protein produces MTPLTQAFAYHPDPAINDIADFIGDPVVAAAFPAHQLRWRNDRAAAQVGLDAMDDMAWVQHFGLFVPLGDNLPQPLALRYHGHQFGTYNPDLGDGRGFLFAQMRDDRGRLIDLGTKGSGQTPYSRFGDGRLTLKGAVRELLATEMLEALGVETSRTFSIIETGEQLHRGDEPSPTRSAVLVRMSHGHIRVGSFQRLAALDRPQEMERLLRYALTHYVGIEADEAAALPVDEAAMRLVRFSAERCARMAASYMVAGFVHGVLNTDNINISGESFDYGPWRFTQQWDPAFVAAYFDQQGLYAFGRQAQVIHWDVGQLVVSLRLIANVEAQVEALSAYAPAYERSISDLFCWRLGVSSTGAEADRDLVLAAERLMRAEGGRIDNFHVDWGGGRIPDGPDTPERAAMIAALAGRSATRGAWWETVPPQSMSIEEVEALWAPIAEADDWAPLYAKVDAVRAMGAALRGEAR; encoded by the coding sequence ATGACCCCTTTGACGCAAGCTTTTGCCTATCACCCCGATCCCGCCATCAACGACATCGCTGATTTCATTGGCGACCCGGTCGTTGCGGCGGCATTTCCTGCCCACCAACTGCGCTGGCGGAACGACCGTGCAGCCGCGCAAGTCGGCCTTGACGCGATGGACGATATGGCATGGGTCCAGCATTTCGGGCTGTTCGTGCCCTTGGGTGACAATCTGCCGCAACCGCTGGCGCTACGTTATCATGGGCACCAGTTCGGCACCTACAATCCTGATCTCGGCGACGGACGGGGGTTTCTGTTCGCACAGATGCGCGATGACCGCGGGCGCCTGATTGATCTGGGCACCAAAGGGTCGGGGCAGACGCCTTACAGCCGCTTTGGTGACGGGCGGCTGACGCTCAAGGGCGCGGTGCGCGAGCTGCTGGCGACCGAAATGCTCGAAGCGCTGGGTGTCGAGACCAGCCGGACATTCTCGATCATCGAGACCGGGGAGCAGTTGCACCGGGGCGACGAGCCGTCGCCGACCCGCTCGGCGGTGCTGGTGCGGATGAGCCACGGGCATATCCGCGTCGGCAGTTTCCAGAGGCTCGCGGCGCTTGACCGGCCGCAGGAGATGGAACGGCTGTTGCGCTACGCCCTCACCCATTATGTCGGGATCGAGGCGGATGAGGCAGCGGCGCTGCCGGTCGATGAGGCTGCGATGCGGCTGGTGCGCTTTTCGGCCGAACGTTGTGCGCGGATGGCGGCGAGCTACATGGTCGCCGGTTTTGTCCATGGCGTGCTCAACACCGACAATATCAACATCAGCGGCGAAAGTTTCGACTATGGGCCCTGGCGCTTCACGCAGCAGTGGGACCCGGCCTTTGTCGCCGCCTATTTTGACCAGCAGGGGCTTTATGCCTTTGGGCGGCAGGCACAGGTGATCCATTGGGATGTCGGGCAGCTGGTGGTTTCGCTGCGTCTGATCGCCAATGTAGAGGCCCAGGTAGAGGCACTTTCAGCCTATGCCCCGGCCTATGAAAGGTCCATTTCGGACCTATTTTGCTGGCGGCTGGGGGTGTCCTCCACCGGGGCGGAGGCCGACCGGGACCTGGTACTGGCGGCAGAACGGCTGATGCGGGCCGAGGGCGGGCGGATCGACAATTTCCATGTCGACTGGGGCGGCGGCCGCATCCCCGATGGCCCCGACACGCCCGAACGCGCGGCGATGATCGCGGCGCTGGCGGGACGCAGCGCGACCCGGGGTGCCTGGTGGGAGACGGTCCCGCCGCAGTCGATGAGCATTGAGGAGGTAGAGGCGCTGTGGGCGCCGATTGCCGAAGCCGATGACTGGGCCCCGCTCTACGCCAAGGTTGACGCGGTCCGGGCGATGGGCGCGGCCCTGCGCGGGGAGGCGCGCTGA
- the astD gene encoding succinylglutamate-semialdehyde dehydrogenase, which produces MSSELISVEPATGAELWRGTHGDVDAEVAAAREAWPEWAALAFAKRVDLLKRFAERLKANGEPLAELIARETGKPLWEARTEVESVANKVDISMKSYAERTAQRRSEGAMGSRTAVRHKPHGVLAVLGPYNFPAHLPNGHMIPALLAGNAVVFKPSEKTPAVGEMLINLYREAGIPEGVVRIVQGGPEEGKALVVHRDIDGVLFTGSARAGIAINRALAARPDRIVALEMGGNNPIVAWDTADMTNAATLIVQSAFLSAGQRCSNARRLIVKEELAQPLLEAVRKLTDRLIVGAPHDEPQPYMGPVIDNDTADGLMESFLYLISNGGTAIRFMTRPDERLPFLTPGIVDITNIAERPDVELFGPLLQVVRVPDFDAAIAEANATAYGLSASLIGGNAKDYDTFWANVRAGVINWNKPTNGAASNQPFGGVGLSGNHRPSAYYAADYCAYPVSSSEADAPRATIGIGLANEY; this is translated from the coding sequence ATGAGCAGCGAACTGATTTCGGTCGAACCGGCAACCGGCGCGGAATTGTGGCGCGGGACACACGGCGACGTCGATGCCGAAGTGGCCGCCGCGCGCGAGGCATGGCCGGAATGGGCGGCGCTCGCCTTTGCCAAGCGCGTTGACCTGCTGAAACGCTTTGCCGAGCGGCTCAAGGCCAATGGCGAGCCGCTGGCCGAACTGATCGCCCGCGAAACCGGCAAGCCACTGTGGGAGGCCCGGACCGAGGTCGAAAGTGTCGCCAACAAGGTCGACATTTCGATGAAATCCTATGCCGAGCGGACCGCCCAGCGGCGCAGCGAGGGCGCGATGGGCAGCCGCACCGCCGTCCGCCACAAGCCGCACGGCGTGCTGGCGGTGCTCGGCCCCTATAATTTCCCGGCGCACCTGCCCAACGGTCACATGATCCCGGCGCTGCTCGCCGGCAATGCGGTGGTGTTCAAGCCGTCGGAAAAGACCCCGGCAGTCGGCGAAATGCTGATCAACCTCTATCGCGAGGCCGGCATCCCCGAGGGTGTCGTCCGGATCGTGCAGGGCGGTCCGGAAGAGGGCAAGGCGCTGGTCGTCCACCGCGATATTGACGGGGTGCTGTTCACCGGCTCCGCCCGCGCCGGCATCGCCATCAACCGCGCGCTCGCCGCCCGGCCCGACCGCATCGTCGCGCTGGAAATGGGCGGCAACAATCCGATTGTCGCCTGGGACACGGCGGACATGACCAATGCCGCCACGCTGATCGTCCAGTCGGCCTTTCTCTCCGCCGGGCAGCGCTGTTCCAACGCCCGCCGCCTGATCGTCAAGGAAGAGCTGGCACAGCCGTTGCTCGAAGCGGTCAGGAAGCTGACCGACCGGCTGATCGTCGGTGCGCCGCATGACGAGCCACAGCCCTATATGGGCCCGGTGATCGACAATGACACCGCCGACGGGCTGATGGAGAGTTTCCTTTATCTCATCTCCAACGGCGGCACGGCAATCCGCTTCATGACCCGGCCCGACGAGCGCCTGCCGTTCCTGACGCCGGGCATCGTTGACATCACCAACATTGCCGAACGGCCCGATGTCGAACTGTTCGGTCCCCTGTTGCAAGTCGTCCGCGTCCCCGATTTCGATGCCGCCATCGCCGAGGCCAACGCCACCGCCTATGGCCTCTCCGCCTCGCTGATCGGCGGCAATGCAAAGGACTATGACACCTTCTGGGCCAATGTTCGCGCCGGGGTGATCAACTGGAACAAGCCGACCAATGGCGCCGCCTCCAACCAACCATTTGGCGGCGTCGGCCTGTCGGGCAACCACCGGCCCAGCGCCTATTATGCAGCGGATTATTGCGCCTATCCAGTGTCATCGAGCGAAGCCGACGCCCCGAGAGCGACAATCGGGATCGGGTTGGCCAACGAGTATTGA
- the cobA gene encoding uroporphyrinogen-III C-methyltransferase: MADLSPLESGAPRIGKVWLVGAGPGAADLMTVRAARLVAAAEVIVHDGLVDGEVLAMARPDARLISVAKQRSRHSMAQEDINALLVSEALAGRDVVRLKGGDPFIFGRGGEEAEACDAAGVPVEVVPGISAAMACAAQAQMPLTHRESASAVTFVAGQCKGLTDQDWSGLAGHGRTLVIYMGVATANDIADKLIADGVDPALPVAVLQSGGRSSFKAYRSLLADLGGMVARERVKSPALLVIGDVARRGNSIDSLKLLKQQADALQ, encoded by the coding sequence ATGGCAGACCTTTCTCCTCTTGAATCAGGCGCGCCGCGCATCGGCAAGGTGTGGCTGGTCGGCGCTGGTCCCGGTGCGGCGGACCTGATGACTGTGCGGGCGGCGCGGCTCGTCGCGGCGGCGGAAGTCATCGTGCATGACGGGCTGGTTGATGGCGAAGTGCTTGCCATGGCGCGGCCTGATGCGCGGCTGATCTCGGTCGCCAAGCAGCGCAGCCGCCATTCGATGGCGCAGGAGGATATCAACGCCCTGTTGGTCAGCGAGGCGCTGGCCGGGCGTGATGTCGTGCGGCTGAAGGGCGGCGATCCCTTCATTTTCGGCCGCGGCGGCGAAGAGGCGGAAGCCTGTGACGCCGCCGGTGTGCCGGTCGAGGTCGTCCCCGGGATCAGCGCCGCCATGGCCTGTGCCGCACAGGCGCAAATGCCGCTGACCCATCGTGAGAGCGCCAGCGCGGTGACCTTTGTCGCCGGCCAGTGCAAGGGTTTGACCGATCAGGACTGGTCGGGCCTTGCCGGACATGGCCGGACGCTGGTGATTTACATGGGCGTCGCCACCGCGAACGACATTGCCGACAAGCTGATCGCCGATGGCGTTGACCCTGCCCTGCCGGTGGCGGTGCTGCAATCGGGCGGGCGCTCTTCTTTCAAGGCGTATCGCAGCCTGCTCGCCGACCTTGGTGGGATGGTGGCGCGGGAACGGGTCAAGAGCCCGGCGCTGCTGGTCATCGGCGATGTCGCGCGGCGCGGCAACAGCATCGATTCCCTCAAACTCCTCAAGCAACAGGCAGATGCTCTGCAATGA
- a CDS encoding DUF2849 domain-containing protein, protein MKIITGNDLADGRVTWWTGTGWSYSIADAVDVGDGADAIIAAEDAARRVNAAYVVDAEATPEGPRPLHIKDRVRAVGPTVRLDLSLRAGDAAAQQWIA, encoded by the coding sequence ATGAAAATCATAACCGGAAATGATCTGGCCGATGGCCGGGTGACGTGGTGGACCGGCACGGGCTGGTCGTACAGCATCGCCGATGCGGTCGATGTGGGTGACGGCGCGGACGCGATCATCGCCGCCGAGGATGCCGCGCGCCGGGTCAATGCCGCCTATGTCGTCGATGCCGAGGCGACGCCCGAAGGGCCGCGCCCGCTGCACATCAAGGACCGGGTCCGCGCCGTTGGCCCGACCGTTCGCCTCGACCTGTCGCTGCGCGCCGGAGACGCCGCCGCCCAACAGTGGATCGCCTGA
- a CDS encoding nitrite/sulfite reductase translates to MYQYDKFDQSIVDARVEEFRDQVQRRMAGEMTEDQFKPLRLMNGLYLQLHAYMLRVAIPYGTLNSRQMRMLAHIARKYDKDYGHFTTRQNIQYNWIKLEDAPDILADLASVEMHAIQTSGNCIRNISSDQFAGAAKDELTDPRPWAELLRQWSSFHPEFSYLPRKFKIAVIAAEEDRAAMRLHDIGIRIVERDGVHGAEVYVGGGMGRTPMIAPLIGEFVPLEDLLSYVEACLRVYNRYGRRDNAYKARIKILIHELGADTYKAEVAEEFAHVKTLGIDPPRAEFDRIAAFFAGPDLTPEPDIHIDNSDPAFLAWLQQNTVDHKVMGYSVVTVSLKAVGEIPGDASSAQIDVLADLAEQYSQDELRVTHAQNIVLPHVFIGDLRKVYDALVAAGLASANVDLVSDIIACPGLDYCSLANARSIPVAQKIAQRFADAERQRDIGELKLKISGCINACGHHHAGHIGILGVDRKGTENYQLLLGGSGAEDVSIGKIMGPGFDEDGVVDAVEKVVERYRDIRNEGERFLDTYRRVGMEPFKEAVYG, encoded by the coding sequence ATGTACCAATATGACAAATTCGACCAATCGATCGTCGATGCCCGCGTCGAGGAATTCCGCGACCAGGTGCAGCGCCGCATGGCCGGTGAGATGACCGAGGACCAGTTCAAGCCGCTGCGGCTGATGAACGGCCTCTACCTCCAGCTGCACGCCTATATGCTGCGCGTTGCCATTCCCTATGGCACGCTGAACAGCCGGCAGATGCGGATGCTGGCGCATATCGCGCGCAAATATGACAAGGATTACGGGCACTTCACCACCCGCCAGAATATCCAGTACAACTGGATCAAGCTGGAGGACGCGCCCGACATCCTCGCTGACCTGGCCAGTGTCGAGATGCATGCCATCCAGACCAGCGGCAATTGCATCCGCAACATCAGTTCCGACCAGTTCGCCGGAGCCGCCAAGGATGAGCTGACCGATCCGCGCCCCTGGGCCGAATTGCTGCGCCAATGGTCAAGCTTCCACCCCGAGTTCAGCTATCTGCCGCGCAAGTTCAAGATTGCGGTGATCGCGGCGGAGGAAGACCGGGCGGCGATGCGGCTGCACGACATCGGCATCCGCATTGTCGAACGCGACGGGGTGCACGGCGCAGAGGTTTATGTGGGTGGCGGCATGGGCCGCACGCCGATGATCGCCCCGCTGATTGGCGAGTTTGTCCCGCTCGAGGACCTGCTGAGCTATGTCGAGGCGTGCCTGCGCGTCTACAACCGCTATGGCCGCCGCGACAATGCGTACAAGGCGCGTATCAAGATCCTGATCCACGAGCTGGGCGCGGACACGTACAAGGCCGAAGTGGCGGAGGAATTCGCCCATGTGAAGACGCTGGGCATCGACCCGCCGCGTGCGGAGTTTGATCGCATCGCCGCCTTCTTCGCCGGGCCCGATCTGACGCCCGAGCCCGACATCCACATCGACAACAGCGACCCGGCGTTCCTCGCCTGGCTGCAGCAGAACACCGTCGATCACAAGGTGATGGGCTATTCGGTGGTCACCGTCAGCCTGAAAGCTGTCGGCGAGATTCCGGGCGATGCGTCATCGGCGCAAATCGACGTGCTGGCCGACCTCGCCGAGCAATACAGCCAGGACGAGCTGCGCGTGACCCACGCCCAGAACATTGTCCTGCCGCATGTCTTCATCGGTGATCTGCGCAAGGTTTATGACGCGCTGGTCGCGGCGGGCCTGGCCTCGGCCAATGTCGATCTGGTCAGCGATATCATCGCCTGCCCCGGCCTCGATTATTGCAGCCTCGCCAACGCCCGCTCGATCCCGGTCGCGCAGAAGATCGCGCAGCGCTTTGCCGATGCCGAGCGCCAGCGCGACATTGGCGAGCTGAAGCTCAAGATTTCGGGCTGCATCAACGCCTGTGGCCACCACCACGCGGGCCACATCGGCATCCTTGGCGTCGACCGCAAGGGCACCGAAAATTACCAGCTGCTGCTCGGCGGATCGGGCGCGGAGGATGTGTCGATCGGCAAGATCATGGGGCCGGGCTTTGACGAGGATGGCGTTGTCGATGCCGTCGAAAAGGTCGTCGAACGCTATCGCGACATCCGCAACGAGGGCGAACGCTTCCTCGACACCTATCGCCGCGTCGGCATGGAACCTTTCAAGGAGGCGGTCTATGGTTGA
- a CDS encoding DUF934 domain-containing protein, which yields MVDLVTTLFFRDEAPVSAPVVALADFLGTTNATAVRIEPADDARALLPHLDRIALVEVAFPAFRDGRGYSSARILREAGYKGELRAEGDVLTDQVPLMVRCGFDSFAPRAPIDAEAVSRALNRFPHVYQAAADANAPVWKHRHG from the coding sequence ATGGTTGACCTCGTCACCACATTGTTTTTCCGTGACGAAGCGCCGGTGAGCGCGCCGGTCGTGGCGCTGGCCGATTTCCTCGGCACCACCAATGCCACCGCCGTCCGGATCGAGCCCGCCGATGATGCGCGCGCGCTGTTGCCGCATCTGGACCGGATCGCGCTGGTCGAGGTCGCCTTTCCGGCATTCCGCGACGGGCGCGGCTATTCGTCGGCCCGCATACTGCGCGAGGCGGGTTACAAGGGTGAGCTGCGCGCCGAGGGCGATGTGCTGACCGATCAGGTGCCGCTGATGGTGCGCTGTGGCTTTGACAGCTTTGCCCCGCGTGCGCCGATCGATGCCGAGGCGGTCAGCCGTGCGCTCAACCGTTTCCCGCATGTCTATCAGGCAGCGGCCGACGCCAATGCGCCGGTGTGGAAGCATCGTCATGGCTGA
- a CDS encoding phosphoadenylyl-sulfate reductase produces the protein MADPALTTDAKAAVRAVDRIDLPPRATAHDVIRLNNMHRGSAPQDVLRAVLVDRLAGEIALVSSFGAESAILLDLVARIDPSTPVLFLDTGKHFPETLAYRDTLVAHIGLTNFITIHPDAAELATQDDKGLRWSYDPDGCCEIRKVRPLERALAGYDATISGRKAFQSATRANLPHFEIDGDTARLKVNPLASWTKAELDAYVAERGLPPHPLVAQGYPSIGCAPCTSKVQPGEDPRAGRWRGWDKTECGLHGEVTPLPPAPDGSEDPVF, from the coding sequence ATGGCTGACCCGGCGCTGACGACGGACGCCAAGGCGGCGGTGCGTGCGGTCGACCGGATCGACCTGCCGCCGCGCGCCACCGCGCACGACGTCATCCGCCTCAACAACATGCATCGCGGCAGCGCGCCGCAGGATGTGCTCAGGGCAGTGCTGGTTGACCGGCTGGCTGGTGAAATCGCCCTCGTCTCCAGCTTTGGCGCCGAAAGCGCGATCCTGCTCGACCTTGTCGCGCGGATCGACCCGTCAACGCCGGTGCTGTTCCTCGACACCGGCAAGCATTTCCCCGAAACGCTGGCCTATCGCGACACGCTGGTGGCGCATATCGGCCTCACCAACTTCATCACCATCCACCCCGACGCGGCGGAGCTGGCGACACAGGACGACAAGGGTCTGCGCTGGTCCTATGACCCCGACGGCTGTTGCGAGATCCGCAAGGTGCGGCCGCTCGAAAGGGCGCTGGCCGGCTATGACGCGACGATCAGCGGGCGCAAGGCATTCCAGTCGGCGACCCGGGCCAACCTGCCGCACTTCGAGATTGATGGCGACACGGCGCGGCTCAAGGTCAATCCGCTGGCGAGCTGGACCAAGGCCGAGCTTGACGCCTATGTCGCCGAGCGCGGGCTGCCGCCGCATCCGCTGGTGGCACAGGGTTACCCCTCGATCGGCTGCGCGCCCTGCACGTCCAAAGTGCAACCGGGCGAGGACCCGCGCGCCGGGCGCTGGCGCGGCTGGGACAAGACCGAATGCGGCCTGCACGGCGAAGTCACCCCCCTGCCCCCCGCGCCCGACGGCAGCGAAGACCCGGTGTTCTGA
- a CDS encoding peroxiredoxin, producing the protein MRLSTLIRRPMALSLAAALAMTGAALASASPASATLAQGQRAPDFSAPGAQGGRRMTVSLRNALRRGPVVLYFFPRAFTSGCTIESRAFAEAMPQFRAAGATVIGMSGDDVDTLARFSTEECRSAFPMASASAEIISGYDVSLRPGMTTRTSYVIARDGTIAMVHNDMNPNDHVRETLAAVQRLQAAARPRRR; encoded by the coding sequence ATGCGCCTTTCCACCCTGATCCGCCGCCCGATGGCCCTGTCGCTCGCCGCCGCGCTGGCGATGACCGGCGCCGCTCTCGCCTCAGCCTCCCCCGCATCAGCAACGCTGGCGCAAGGACAGCGCGCGCCCGATTTTTCCGCCCCCGGCGCACAGGGCGGCCGCCGCATGACGGTCAGCCTGCGCAATGCGCTGCGCCGCGGGCCGGTGGTGCTCTATTTCTTCCCGCGCGCCTTCACTTCGGGCTGCACCATCGAAAGCCGCGCCTTTGCCGAGGCGATGCCGCAATTCCGCGCCGCCGGCGCGACGGTGATCGGCATGTCGGGCGATGATGTCGACACGCTCGCCCGTTTCTCGACCGAGGAATGCCGCAGCGCCTTTCCCATGGCGTCGGCCAGCGCCGAGATCATCAGCGGCTATGACGTGTCGCTGCGCCCCGGCATGACGACGCGCACCAGCTATGTCATCGCGCGCGATGGCACCATCGCCATGGTCCATAATGACATGAACCCCAACGACCATGTCCGCGAAACGCTCGCCGCCGTGCAGCGGCTGCAGGCAGCGGCACGCCCGCGCCGCCGCTGA
- a CDS encoding HNH endonuclease, which yields MTKGVFLHRSDSIYQDQPDSHYQFPSSYLSRASQCVGDWIIYLEPTKAGKRGYHAVARVQQIIPDPTLDDMFIAMIEPGTYLDFDREVPFRDVDGYPERGVLNGEGRISGRAQSAMRPISDADFNRIVSRGLLDQDELLPRTGSYAAHQVREEAAPFLFEQERDRVPLLTNRVVRDRVFRSKVLQAYDSTCAFTGLKFINGGGRAEAEAAHIRPVEHNGPDIVNNGIALSGTVHWMFDRGLLSLTDDLEILVSRGVNDKDGIRQLINQSGRAKVPIEAYMRPHPRFLQWHRENCFKG from the coding sequence ATGACCAAAGGCGTATTTCTGCATCGAAGCGATTCGATTTATCAGGACCAGCCTGACAGCCACTATCAGTTTCCATCGTCTTATCTGTCGCGTGCAAGTCAATGTGTTGGCGACTGGATCATCTATCTGGAGCCGACAAAGGCTGGCAAGCGGGGTTATCATGCGGTTGCGCGGGTCCAGCAGATCATTCCCGACCCAACGCTGGACGATATGTTCATAGCCATGATCGAGCCGGGTACTTATCTGGACTTTGATCGCGAGGTGCCTTTTCGCGACGTTGACGGTTACCCTGAACGAGGCGTCCTAAATGGCGAAGGCAGAATTTCCGGCCGAGCACAGTCCGCGATGCGCCCCATTTCAGACGCTGACTTCAACCGAATTGTCTCCAGGGGCCTGCTCGATCAAGACGAGCTGTTGCCACGTACGGGCAGCTACGCTGCTCACCAAGTGAGAGAAGAGGCGGCACCTTTTCTATTCGAACAGGAACGAGACCGGGTGCCGCTGCTGACCAACCGTGTCGTTCGCGACCGCGTGTTCCGCAGCAAGGTGCTCCAAGCTTACGACAGCACCTGCGCATTCACTGGCCTGAAATTCATCAATGGCGGTGGTCGCGCTGAAGCTGAGGCGGCCCACATCAGGCCTGTCGAGCACAACGGTCCGGACATTGTGAACAATGGCATCGCTTTGTCTGGAACTGTGCATTGGATGTTCGACCGGGGTTTGCTGTCATTGACTGATGACCTTGAGATCCTCGTGTCTCGCGGCGTCAACGATAAGGACGGCATCCGGCAACTTATCAACCAGTCAGGCAGGGCTAAGGTGCCGATTGAAGCCTACATGCGTCCGCATCCCCGCTTCCTGCAATGGCATCGTGAGAATTGCTTCAAGGGGTGA